atgaccatcccttaCTTGTCTATCAGATGCAGTTTACTTTTGCAGCTTCCCCAATGCATTTTCTATTGGTTTTATTTGTTAGGTTGTTTTTTCAATGGCACCAGAGTAGGGGgggggggtaactagttacttatgTAAGTAAGTTACATAACTAGTTACTTCcacagtaactagttacatgctttgcaactagtaacttgtaactaggagtatttgtttgaaaagtaactaaattacaatagtaactagttacaatagttacattgtaattatgctttaaaaacaAGAACCCTTCAAATTTTGTGTCACATATGCTACAGCAACATTAAGTAaacacattctgtgtactgttctctatgattcaacTTGAGCAAGTAACAAATCTAGCAATAAtcaaaactgacctgaaatagccacagaattgttattttaagtgcacatatgtattgcatcgCTTAATGATGCATacctgagcaaaattcatgtttaAAGAGCTAAAAACAAGTGATAATTTATAttacgaaagtaactagtaactagagtacttagttaccatttaagaagtaactgtaactaagttacatgggataaaagtaacgaGTGACTAGCCCAACTCTGAATGGCACAgtatcatatcaaaacatatgtatgggatttattaaatcaagcattttcaggtggtcaacattatgTTAGGGTTAAAGCACCGCCTCGCATGTATATGGAAAATTCAGTGCAAGGGTGTGTGTCtcgaggctaatacagcacgaggcgaagccaagtgctgtatttgcctcgagacaccccccgagtgcagtatttttcatacacacaagcatagacggtgctttaagtgttatattgtacttcctggttgtctggctcggagcgattttttctagtactcaaaccgctgcgattttcggtgatcaggatatcagtaagtgtttaactaatctatttctagtcgtagaacaaactaataggattagtttggctagttttagcgatttacaatgtcatgcatgtgatcaatcgcgctgtcttagtggagtcgtgtttaaaaagcttcgtgatcagacgattAGTAAgtatttatacaatctattcctagccgtagaacgaactcgtaggattagtttggctggttttagtgatttacagtgtgttgtttatgtaacattcTTTAAATAAATTCTGTACTGTATGACCCAtacagttgattagtactgtatggacaatacgatacgcGGCATCACTTTGATCCTCAAGTACAATATAAGTTTtcaacactgggttaaacccttaaattttttaattatgcaaataaatttaatatcttttttgaaacctcagcTTGGTAAAataggctgatcataaaatctcatcattccttgtcagtcgttgtccaatgcaaaatacatgtattttacactacatacaaaagtactaatttacaacctttacctcacaaaatctctacagtacaccatacaataaaagaacgGCCTTGAATTTttctatccaattccgaccgtacaaatgggaaaatgtcctttactgctgatgatgacataatgtgcactccatacattaacctattggaaaatttaattgtCTCGGCAGGAAAATCctaatttacaagttgttatcctcaaccaaattcgctaaatttggtatcattctacgcagcgaaggatgcttaataagactccgaccgtacaaattgttaaacaggttagtttacatgTAGagatatgtttaaaaacacgtgtttttatgggcattctgaacacgtaaatttcgtggtacaaggctcctttttagcttcccctttgttactacacaaagaacttacacatgaatcaaTTCACCTTTCATagaggaatctgataaaccacacttcgtgtctgtcaaccagagtatcggaagttatggcgccttgtttagaagATGTTGTTGTTGTATAAGAAATGGGCGTAACCTATTcagaatatcttacacaagttttgatatgtctAATTAGTATGaatattgtaccaagtttggtgcttttatcaaaaagggaacaatttttttcacttagctgctctactaatatatacaaacaattcaccctgtagagagatcaagtcattctgtagagagtagggctgaaacggatagtAGTTTTTACTACccggatatccggataatacggatatctgtttcagctctagtagagagatcagctagaaacaagttacatgtatataatgtaaCTTTGAGGTTTTGTAATATGGCAGGATTTAGAGGGAGAGTTTTGTAGCTGGTCAGTTATTATCCATTGCATAATAACAGCTATACTGTTCGGAGGAAATACTTTAGAGCCGAAGAGCACTATGAAGCTCTAAACTTTTCCACCATGATAATTTACACAATGAGGGATACTTCACCTTTGGCACTTGTCACATTCCTGTAGAGCAAATGACTAAATAGGTCGCGTGATGTGGTATAACTCCTCACCATATGAATATTACAAGGCTGCTGGACGATTCCACGTGATTCTTGAGATGCACGTATTTCTTTTTGTCTTTCTCTTTGCTTCTCGGCTTTCTTCCTAGCTCCCGTCTTCTTTTTAGGCATCGTTTGTCctaaattaaaacccacaattgaattaTTTAATCTTCTGAAGATGGAGGCGCCCGTGACGGTACCGCCAATCGAAGTTACTTGGAAGAACAAATACAAGAAGATGAAGAGGAAGTGTAGAGAGATAGAAAATGTGAGTGGTGCTTGTATTTTTACAATAGTAACACGATGTTTTACGGCGTAGGGTAATATTGTACTGTCCAAGAGAATCCGGAGTATTAATGAGGCGGTGCAGCAGATTGAAGTGGAAACAAGGTACAAACCCCTTATCTTTTCAGCCAGACTTTCCTTGTCATTTGGTTGTGAAGCTTAGGGATGAGATCGTCATCCATCACACTTTGTGTACACTTTGTACAGCTCATATTTCTCATGGTAACATGCAGACCAAATGATAACAGAAATTTTTTTTAGTCTGACTGGCAAGACTAGCACATCACTTGTTTTACCAGTCTGACCACCACAGGCAGTTGAAGAGCAGACTGAAATTCTACAATGATGACTATACGATGCCCATGTCTCCTAAGGTACAGCATAGtaaggccataccaaattaatcatgTTTCACGGATTTTTTTCCCTCTAGTAGTGATCCAGCAGGttgaaaaataaataaaaatgtaaaTCATTTCAGCTGCAACTGACTTACGTTAGagtttatatgactgctctattagagtatctcctcGATCTTGACACGGCAAAAGCTACCTTGCAAAATAAAGTGATGGAGCTCCATTTCCTTCCCCTACACCTGTTACTGCTAGCACAATAGAGTCTACAGCCAttattagcaatttttaaagatcacatgatttacATTTATTTTGGGGTTTGCCAAAACATTGACCCACTGTATCCgtgaaacataagattaattTGTCGTGGCCTAAGGGTACAGTGTAGTACTACTAGAAGGTATCCCTGCATTGCTCTTGACTATTGGGCTGCTCTGGGATTTCTTTACTGAAATGAACACCAATTCATACATATATTCAGCCATTTGGTGTAACATACTTCATATAATCAAGTTCCTTGTCCCTTCTCAGACCAGAGCTAGGACCCTACTGAAGACACAGGCACAACTGGCTAATGACAGGTTGTCGTCTGCTAATGAAGTACCAGCTGTTGATGTGGCCACCAACTCCTCTAAACTGGGTACAGTGAAACCTAGGACTAAACCATCTTCTGAAACATCAGCTAAGAAATCTGCTGCTTCATCTTCTGGAAAATCAGACAAGCCGGCTAAAGAAAAAGACCCCAATGCACCAAAGAAACCTTCCAATGCTTTCTTCTGGTTCTGCCAGGACAAACGCAGTGAGGTACAAGACATGCTTGCTCGTGAGGGTAATGCTGGCCACCATGACCTGGCCAAGGTTTTATCTAAAATGTGGGGTGAAGCAACCGTCTCTGATAAAAAGGTGAGTGAACATGGTGTCTTTGTAACAGTCATCACCCAacacacagcattacaagcagttgtatgaagaagacaagAAGAGGTATGAGAGAGAACAAAAGGCATATCAAGAACTCAAGGATAGTGAAACTGCTAAAGACATTAAAACAGAACCAAACACAGACAGAACAGCCATTATTTAAAATTACAATGATAAACTGCTGCTACACAAATGCAAtgataaaaaaacaacaacctaGTGATGTACTAGAAACCAAAGTCAGTGCGGCCCAAATAGTCCTCCCTATCATAGTCAATGTATCCTGTGTCATGTCTACTGCTACTGTTGTACCTGTGTGTGGTATATACGTATTACACTATAAATGAACTATCACATACCTGCTGGGGTATGGGTCCCTGAGAGTGTCGTATTGTGAAGTGGCTGATGCCATCTGGAGTTTACAAATCATTGGTTGACCTGtatgtgtaataataatatgatgGTACTATAAGGGACACATGTACCATCAAGGTTGCGATGGTGATATTTCTTATAAGCCTCCATGGCATCTTCCTTATTAATGAACACCACCTCAGCTACTCCTGGACCAGTCATCCTGACATTCTCAAGTGGACCAATGGCCTGACACAGTTCCTAATAAGACCACACTCTTGGTCACAaaaagtgacacacacacacacacacacacacacacacacacacacacacacacacacacacacacacacacacacacacacacacacacacacacacacacacacacacacacacacacacttcataTATGCAAGCACACAACTTACAATCACATCACCCTTGCTGACAGTACTGTTGAGGTTAGAGATCACCAAACAAGTACCAGTCTGTAGCCCACGAGAGTACTGGCTTACATGTGCACCACTGCCACCTCCATAACGAGACATTTGTGACTCACGATGATAACGATAGTCCTCAAGTGCTGCTCCAAATGGGGAGGGAGATCGTGACCTCACCTATAATGACAGTATAACTACAACACTTAAGAGACCACCACCTTACATTAGATGAGTAAGACTGGAAGACATCATTGATAGTCCTCCTGGCGTACTGTTCTCCACTTCTTGAAGGAGGAGGTGGTCGGTTAGGGGGCTCCTCTCGTTGTGGTGGTCTATAGGTAACCCCACCACTGCTCCTAGGTGGTGACTAAAAGGGAGACATAACAGTAAACTCACAATACAACAAGTCCTTGTGACATCTCCTCTAGTTCACTAGTAGCCTATTAGTTAGGACAGAGTGATGGTAGAAGTgatgatgttgcagtgacatcAAATGATGGTGTGGACTATTAGCACCTAATGGTCCAAACACAGCCACACATCTTGTCTGGATTCTTAATGAATACTGGTAGTCTTCATCAATGTAACACATCAGCTTTTCTTCTTCAATGAGAGCAGTAAGCCTTTCACTTTCAACAATAGCTTCTTGGCTTGTAAGAATTTCTGATTTTCTTCAGTTAACAGTAATTCTCATCTTGACAATCATTTTACTTATTAGATACTTGTTCAGTATTCAGAGGCAATGCAGTCTATTGAGTAATGTGTGCTAGTTGGAGTACGGTGCCATCCACACCTGTGGCTAGCCTGCCACAATGATGCCACACCACTTTACAGTGACACAAGAGATATTAGAAGATGCCAAGACAGTGACTTACCTTACCATGATATAacgctactactactactactatgttACAACATGAAGCAAATACATCAAAACGACGGCACGATAACTTGTGGTTGTCGTGGCAGCATCTTTAAGCCTCTCTCACCTCCATCGGCCGATTTCTCCCTGGGACAGTAATCTGTATCTTCTTCATTTCATCTCGTGACAACTGAAACAATGGTACTCCACTGGATGGTTGTCGTCGATTATTTGTTGCTCCCCCACTAGTCATGGCTCTAGTCCTTCCTTGTGATTGTAGAGGTCGAGTTCTTTTGTTAGTAGCTGGGACACTTTGGGAGCCTCTTGTATTAATTGGTAATGATTGGGTCTTTGGGGTGACTATTTTCTGTCTCAAGTCACTAACTTTCTGTTTCTTGGCTATTCTATCTCTCAAGTCAGTTAGGGAAGCATTGTCAGAGTTCACTACTCCACTGCCAAAGTTCTTCGCGCCAAATTTCTTCCCAGTACTGAGGCGCTTTATGCTCCCTCCACCCCGCCCACGTTGGCCTCTTCCAAAACCTCCGCGAGTTCGTTTTTGCTTAATCACATCGTCCAGCGGTGCGTCAATCACGCTAGTTGccatttcttctaccaaacacTAAAACTCAACCAGCTTTCGTATATCTGAAACGGAGAAAAAGGGCGCCTTCTGCAAATTTTTAGAACAGGCCCCAAAAATCTGCTACAGACGAAAACGATCTTATACACGTAGCTCACTCTTTATCTCGGAAGATGTTACTTCTTTTCCACGGTGTTTTGGCTGGTTCTGCTCGCAAGATTGTCCACAACGTGTTGCGCACGTGACTTCCCAAATTGACTCACGTGTACTAGGttgtagtctcgtgcccagagtACTGTAATGTACGCTGTCCTgttgtaatgtacagtaaaGTTTCAACAGAACATTAGTGTATCGTGTGTATTTATTTATGTGTATCGAGAGAACATATtattacagctgggtagactgaagATCTTGGTCAATACCTTCAAATAACTATGCCGTCTATTGTACAGGGATAAGTGGTAATCCCCCGGCTGAGTGATTTCCATGAGTTGCTGACACTGTGGTGTAGCACCACCAATATGTCACAATTGATATAGGCACACCAATTGGAATGTTGGCGTgtatattgtgacattttgGTGGGCAGGACACTTCATCTCTTACAGTGTAATTAAGGTATAGTAAAGACAGCTATACATAGCTTGAATGCAGAGAGAATGAATGATGTTTACCTGCTGGCACTCAAAGATACATCAGGAATAGTTTTTGAACCATCGAATAGATACACATTAATTTTAGCAGATTAAGAAATTGATCAATACTTTGCAACACTGATCAGTGTGAACATCATCAGCAACCAGTTGGGTTTGCTTATGGCAGAGGCCCACAGTGTAAGGAAGTTTTTTGTTCTCTTGGAGAGAAATCATGCAAGCATGGTACCAGCTGacgggcggatccagactttggTCAAAATGAAATGGGACTGCATTGTCTGAAGGTGAGATCAAAAAAAACCCAGCAAGCTGCAggctgacaatagctgtccaCCCCACCAACTATGCttttatcactgataaagtacataaaaatccttgctacacactgctctagtACCGTGACTGCTCATGTCTGCAAGATTTTCTAATGTATAGTGAAATGGACAACAGAAAGCCTAACTTGTCCACACACCTTGCTGTGTCCAGAGATCTCGTGTGATTTGTGCGTACTCAATTAATAATGGTTCTCTCTCACTGTCCTATGACTATTGTGTTTAATTAAGTACTCTTGCCTCCATCAAATGATAGTAATTTAATACAtcaatattatttcaatcatgATTATTAGTTTTGAATTACAGAATGACAACTAAGAGTTTGAGCTACTCCCCCAGATCAATCCCCTCACAAAGCCAGTAATTCCTCCCTGCGGCTTCTTCTCTACTCGATGAGACAGGTCTGGCACCTCTACACTGTTCAATGcaagatcaaagaaaaaaggcTTGGAATTGATTGGTTTATAGTCTGGTGGGAATGGCACCAATACAGGCTTCTGATTGGCTGGAATTGGCACATATTCTGTTAGTTGATTAGACAATGCCTACACAAcagatcacatgacatgatatATCTCCATGGTAACATACTGTGTTAGATACAGTCAGGTCGGCCATCTTTTCTTCCACACCTTGTGTATCTAATGGTTACTGTGACTACAACTATGATGTCATATTACATCATACTCACCTAGAATACTGCTCACATGAGTGACACATTTGTAACCCCTCACATGATCTGATAATTGCTGCAGTTGCTGTAGCCCCTCCTGCAAGGATCAGATGAGCGGACTACCACACCTTCTAATGCTTACTTGTGCACCAGCCCCTGCCCACTCACGATAATGACTGGTAGCTTTGCTCACATGATCTAGTGTACAACTGTACAGGGCCATAGCTTCAGGCCATTTTTTATTACTGGCTAATGATTGGGCCAAGTAGTAGCAACGATAAGCTTTGAACATGAATCTGTGGGCAGCCATTTCTTTCTGTACTTCTAGGTCTTCATCCAAACCAGGGATGTTTACCAGATCAGCCACATACTAATGTTAGAAAATTTAAtgctcacacacacaaacacacactacacacctgtaATAACATATCATACACACGGATGAATTCTTCTGGTTTCACTGTTCGCTGACCATCTTTCATGGTTGCTAGTAGCAGCAGATTCCGATCAATGGAATGACGTAATTTAAAATGTGTCAAATAATCTCGCAATGACAGCAAAATTGTATGTTGAGCTCCAACTTTCAAAGACTGCTGCTGTTTTTTGCGTTCCCCAGTCTAACACAGAAAAACACCATTACCACCTAAACACTCAAATACCAGCCCACTTGCTCTAGTCCGTTCTGCTCGTCTCTCACTGCCTGGAGGCCATCTTGACATTCCATCAACAACTGCTCATACAGCTCTATCTTACGGTCCGATGAATCCACCCTCTAGAAGATAAGACAGAAACAAATTTTAGACCCATATCTCCAAGATAGTAATTCTATACACTGACAGGCCAGATCCTAATTCTGTGATCACACGGAAATAGCCTAGGGGATACAGACCACATTCCATAAATTCTACAGAATTTCAAGTTGGTCACATTTATCACAGTGCTTTCAAATTGTGTGGGCGTATCTATAGTTACAGTtttgaatttgacaaaacaacaATCAACGTAAAAATCTTGCTCATTTTCACATGACACTTTAGACTCAAAACATGATAAACCACTTTGGAATGTATAAATTGATACTTTGGGTTCTGATTCCCCAGATCCTTCTGAGCACTAGTGGTAGACCCCACATGGAAAATGCTTGGCCTGCAAGACTAATCCATTAAACTTCTGTCTTTCCCAAAATGGTTGTCTTATGCAAGTTTAATGATTAAGTGGTCATGTCCTAAAGTACtaagtggcggatctaggaatttataaagggggtttccagtttagaaggtggaaatatacactgacatgagatacgcaaaagtttgcactagtttggtaaggtgagaccaaaaaaaaaaaaaaaggtcagcctattgatagtacataaataccttaaataacttgctacacactgctttaatagctaccgtgactgctctattagagtatctcgatcgaggcgCACAccgcaataattaaaacatttaattgttatgcaatcatttttcaaagggggtttccgtggaaaccttgaaacccccctaaatccaccaCTGGTACTCCCAACTCTTAACAACACCTACTGTAACTTGATACCAAGTGAGGATGATGACAACACTATATTGTTACTAACACCACATCACATGATCCCCTCCATCACAATCACACATATTCACCTTCACTTCTACTGCTAACTCTTTCAACCTCACAAGCACTACCCTCAACTTGTCACTCTTGACAGACAAGGATTGGCCACACCACATCACCTCTGTGAGAGTGGTTGCCGCCTTCTCCTGTGTCTGTGCTAGTACCATCTGGACAGATATCATGCAATCTAACattatgatcatgtgatccactcaCATCAATCTTTGATGCTAACATCTCATCACCATGGGCACTGCTGCGTAGTTTCATCAGCTCACTAAGGTCTGAGGGCATATCCTTCATGTTGTAGGCACAGTAGCGAACGTTAGGTGTAATCTCATCAACACGTTGAGAGTATAAGGAACGCTGTTCTTCAGAAACTGCCATGCCTAGCTGTtcataaatcatcctgtaggaGTGATCATCACTAACAATGTGACAGCTTGCAAATATAGTGTAATCTCTCTATAATGGGCACTTTGGGAGCAGCTATATTTTCTTCAATTAAAGAGGTTGTAATGGATCATCACTAGCCTACAGCCAGTGTGTGTACTCCACAACAAAGGTAAACATTTGGTCCCAACAACTCCAAACATTTTAGATCTCTCAGCAATCCTGATACAGAGACCGACTCCAGCATCCATACATGCATGGTAACCACTTACTGAGTATTCCCAAAGTTATCAAACGCTTCCTTCCATTGTTGCTGTTCAAACTGGACATTACCCAACATCCACGCTGCATATGCTTGTGCCTCTAACTTGGTCCGTGTGTCACAACGTCCGCACTGCTCACAAAGCTGCAGCAGTTTGGAGCTGTGTGCCACTGCTCGGCGTAACCGGCGCAGTAGATGAAACCTCTTCCTAATCTCTGTGTTAGCTTCCTGTTTTAATTGCATGCCATAGGCCCATGCCCTCTCTGCATTAATCAGTGGAATATACAGGAACCTGTTGAATACATTAGCCATGTTATAGTTTGAACAAGTTGAGTTCTAAGGATGATGGGGATATCCACAAATTAATCACTGGGGCCACAGGCCAAGGTGAATAGCCTAGTAAACAACCATGATCACAGGTTACTAAGCAACTCCAACACAGGATTTAGCTCATTAATTATAAGCCACCATACATAAATAAAGGCATAATTACTACAGAAACCAAGGTACTTAGAAACTAGATACCTGCTTGTTATCAAGTGACTATATACACTATTATAGACCACATCATGTTCACACTGCATATGATTGCAGTCAGTGATTCCGAAGTTAGAAAGTGTACTTGCCTAGTTTATAGCTTAAATTTTGGCCATCAATTGACTAATAGACAATTTGCACACATTTGACTGTTCTGGGAAGACCACTGCATCTAATGCTCAACCGTCACAGATTTTTTTTAATACTACTCGGCAATATAAATAGCTGTTCTTCCATACACAACAAATGGCATAACATCATAATATGATGGTACATCATGACCTGTCAACGGGTACACATTTACCTGACGTCTGTGACCATCTCTGGAGTGATGGGTTTCTTGTGGTGTCTACGAGATGACTGGACAAAGTGCAGCGACTTTCTGACGCGGTACAGTCGCCTGCTACAATACCAGCGATATCGCTGATAGTCGCCATGAATCAGCCCATGATGATTTTGTGACTCCTTAATTATCGGGAGAACTACGTGGGCGTGTGTTAAGGAAGCTTAAGGTGACACGCGTAGCTATAACGCGCGGTCCAAAGGATACTCTCCAAACTAAACACTTCTTTATCTTTTTCTTTCGGTACATCTTCACCTTCCGCTGCTGATTCCATCATATCCTTGCTTTTAATGCTGCCAACCTCGCCTGCCATTCTGGTGGCGGGCGTTAATTGGAACAAAAAactgaacgttctattagagtacatggAGTAGTTGTCTGCCACCACGAGAGACATGTACATGTGGTGACGAACATGGCAGAGGCTGGCGATCTGGTACTATCTGATGTACATCGTGATGTAGTGGCTACACGAGTTGTAAAGGTAAACCATAGGTAAACCTACTAACTACATGGAAGTGCTGTTTGTCCAAGTGTGTCACTGTATATTACAGAATGTGACAACATCAAGGTTTCCATTCCAGTTCCCAGACCAGACTGCAgttgattatgatgatgatggtgatgcGATTGTTTACAGGAGGGAACAATGCTTGTTTCTGATTGGTCAGTATTCGTACCTGTATCACATGATCATCATGtgatctaatagaacatgcaatGGCTACACCCTTCAGTGATGTAGGACAACAGGTGATGACAGATCATGTGAGCTATATCACATGATTCATTTGGTAGGTGTGGCATGGAGCATTACTGTTGGCTGATTTGTTGTTGAACATGAAAGACAGGTGGGCGTGTCATACATCTAGAAATTGTGAGGGACGAATTTCACTCTTGTAATTCACAATGTGTAACAGCAGCAAGTTATTATCTCTTGACAGCAAGTTAAAGAGTGTTTTCATCCAACTTGAACTTTTTCACAAACAAAAACATCAGGAGAGTATATTGTCTGATATTATTAGTAGATACAGGCAATGTAGGGAGGAAGACGTGTTGGTATAGTTCACTCACACAAACTTAGTGGCCACATAAATAATagttcaattactctattagaacatacacttattcCAATAAGAGCACACCCCTTTACACATTGAACAGGTGTTTCAGTTATGATTTTTGCACTGTAAACAGAAAGCCCTACATAAAACAACAGAAGTTCACTGTAATCTTAAAAAGAAACCCTATAAGGCAACAAATTGAGCCCATAGTAATAACATCCTGTTTTGTGGTATGTAGGTTGGGTGAAATTGTAGTGTTGGAGCTGGGTGGAGGGGTGGGGCTTGCCACCCTTGCTGCTGCATTACATGCTAAAACAGTGATCTGCACAGGTAAAGTGGATGTGGGTATACAAGCTAGCCACTCCCCTTCTTGCAGACATTGGTGATGACCTGTTGGAGATGTGCTGCAGAAATGTTGACAACAATCTTGCTGCTCTGGGGGACCTTGTGCAAggtgtagtgggtgtggctcagtAATCACATGACCCAGACTACCCCAACAGCTTCTGTGCTTGTCAGGAAGTTGGACTGGTTGGAGCCAACCCCACCTCAAGATGGCAACAACAAGTGGAGCCAACAAGACCTCACCCTGCTATCTCATACCAACATCATTATGGCAGCTGATGGTAAGAACTTATCCTCCACTTTTATGGGCTTTGTGCTGAGTGTGATGTCACATTGTATAgaaattgactgttctattttgTAGGCCATCTCAGTTAGTACTAGGGATCTGTGAGGTGGTAATTTGTGAGTTACGACAACTGCaacattaaatttatttttcGTAATGTATCTTGTTCTAATGAACCTTCTACTCTCAAGAGGTTGTGACTTGTTACATGGCAA
The nucleotide sequence above comes from Dysidea avara chromosome 3, odDysAvar1.4, whole genome shotgun sequence. Encoded proteins:
- the LOC136251496 gene encoding non-histone chromosomal protein 6 homolog — its product is MEAPVTVPPIEVTWKNKYKKMKRKCREIENGNIVLSKRIRSINEAVQQIEVETRQLKSRLKFYNDDYTMPMSPKTRARTLLKTQAQLANDRLSSANEVPAVDVATNSSKLGTVKPRTKPSSETSAKKSAASSSGKSDKPAKEKDPNAPKKPSNAFFWFCQDKRSEVQDMLAREGNAGHHDLAKVLSKMWGEATVSDKKHYKQLYEEDKKRYEREQKAYQELKDSETAKDIKTEPNTDRTAII
- the LOC136251490 gene encoding uncharacterized protein; this encodes MATSVIDAPLDDVIKQKRTRGGFGRGQRGRGGGSIKRLSTGKKFGAKNFGSGVVNSDNASLTDLRDRIAKKQKVSDLRQKIVTPKTQSLPINTRGSQSVPATNKRTRPLQSQGRTRAMTSGGATNNRRQPSSGVPLFQLSRDEMKKIQITVPGRNRPMESPPRSSGGVTYRPPQREEPPNRPPPPSRSGEQYARRTINDVFQSYSSNVRSRSPSPFGAALEDYRYHRESQMSRYGGGSGAHVSQYSRGLQTGTCLVISNLNSTVSKGDVIELCQAIGPLENVRMTGPGVAEVVFINKEDAMEAYKKYHHRNLDGQPMICKLQMASATSQYDTLRDPYPSRYNSSSRHDTGYIDYDREDYLGRTDFGF
- the LOC136251478 gene encoding signal recognition particle subunit SRP68-like; translated protein: MAGEVGSIKSKDMMESAAEGEDVPKEKDKEVFSLEILPIIKESQNHHGLIHGDYQRYRWYCSRRLYRVRKSLHFVQSSRRHHKKPITPEMVTDVRFLYIPLINAERAWAYGMQLKQEANTEIRKRFHLLRRLRRAVAHSSKLLQLCEQCGRCDTRTKLEAQAYAAWMLGNVQFEQQQWKEAFDNFGNTQMIYEQLGMAVSEEQRSLYSQRVDEITPNVRYCAYNMKDMPSDLSELMKLRSSAHGDEMLASKIDMVLAQTQEKAATTLTEVMWCGQSLSVKSDKLRVVLVRLKELAVEVKRVDSSDRKIELYEQLLMECQDGLQAVRDEQNGLEQTGERKKQQQSLKVGAQHTILLSLRDYLTHFKLRHSIDRNLLLLATMKDGQRTVKPEEFIRVYDMLLQYVADLVNIPGLDEDLEVQKEMAAHRFMFKAYRCYYLAQSLASNKKWPEAMALYSCTLDHVSKATSHYREWAGAGAQEGLQQLQQLSDHVRGYKCVTHVSSILDTQGVEEKMADLTVSNTALSNQLTEYVPIPANQKPVLVPFPPDYKPINSKPFFFDLALNSVEVPDLSHRVEKKPQGGITGFVRGLIWGSSSNS
- the LOC136251494 gene encoding methyltransferase-like protein 22, producing the protein MAEAGDLVLSDVHRDVVATRVVKNVTTSRFPFQFPDQTAVDYDDDGDAIVYRREQCLFLIEHAMATPFSDVGQQVWHGALLLADLLLNMKDRLGEIVVLELGGGVGLATLAAALHAKTVICTDIGDDLLEMCCRNVDNNLAALGDLVQASVLVRKLDWLEPTPPQDGNNKWSQQDLTLLSHTNIIMAADVIYDDDITDAFFSCLTYLYSDVFTTQSPLVYVALEKRINFTLEHLAAVSPAHQHFMQCITRHHMTQHGSSIKFTANQIPLQNITHCFNYDRSDHMEVWELRITKCS